From the Equus asinus isolate D_3611 breed Donkey chromosome 9, EquAss-T2T_v2, whole genome shotgun sequence genome, the window atatttttttttaattctccccaaagccccccagtacatagttgtatattctagctgtgagtgcctctggttgtgctatgtgggacgccgcctcagcgtggcctgacaagtggtgccatgtccacacccaggatccaaaccagtgaaaccccgggccactgaagcggagcacgccaacttaaccactcagccacggggccagcccaacaATGGCTAtttatgattttgaaaatttcagtAGTCTTCCTTAAGCTTTCCTAGTTTGCTAAATTCTCCCCAATTCCTATTAGTCTGTGAGCTTCCAAAAGTATGGACATCTCCTCATCTCCAACAgtgcctgtctcagggccttGCAGATAGCAGGAGCTCAACAACATGACTAGTTCCTTGACAAGCAAACAACGTGAGGAACCCTAAACTTTTTAGCCCAACCCTTTCTCTGATGGTCCTTGTTGCTCTTCTCTAGGGCTACTACGCACACGTCACCCCCAAGTACACGCATCACAGTGCATCTGACTTTATTTATCAGTTTCACATAGGGCAGGGCAAGTACGTTTTGATTTGTTTCTAGTATCCTCCTTTATGATATTCAGTATTTTTTCTCACCTACTCTGTCTGTAGCAACACTATGCTGCCATCATCACGGGACAATTATCCATTACCCTTCTTGACAGTGCTGCCTCAAGATCCCTAATTTCATCCAATCTGTTAAGCTTGAATACATCTTCCTATGTCAAACTCAATTGACACTTTACTATCCACTCAGATGTATTTCTAAACTCTTTATGTAGTTTATTCCatcaatataaatacaaaaagtaTACTAGAAAATAAACAAGTCTTTAAATAGAAGTAAAATGACTTCTTACATCTATTAATCCTCTCCTCGGAGTATGCACTGTTATCATAGCAGCACTGTCCAACATGAAGGTAATCTTATAATTTGCATTTGTGCTCACTCCCAGCTCctataaatacaaatattcatgtgattaaaatataataatgtggAAAATTCCAGGCTTTCTGAATATTCCAGCTACAATTTCCCATACTGCCAACTTTTTACCCAAAATGGCCACCACATCTTGCTCATCAACTAGcaagttttttaatttcattttgctaAGTCAGTAAATGGTAATCCAAGGAAAAGTGAGCCAGAGACATATTCCTTCTAAATTTACTATTTTAGAAGAGCATCACTCCTCTTTAAGTATTATACATCAGAGCAAAGAAAGTATTATTGCAAATGGAGGAAAACAGGAGGGGGAGCTTTGCTATACTTTTTCTTGAAAGACTTACGTAATCAATATAATCCACCATTAAACAGACTTTAAACACACGTCTACTCCTGATACCGGTACTTGTTTATCTACTAAATGCCCTCCAATGAGAATGAAATTAATTCCATTTGGAATttctaaaaagagaaatgcaatttGAAAACATTCTTTAATGGATTGTCTAGCACTTACTTTCATTTTAGCTTCAATCCACTTCATATTTGTTGCAGCTAAAACATGAGGAATGATAATACAATACAAATGAAAAGcttgaatttcatttaaaaaaatctttcttctgtATATAAATAAGTCAGTTAAGTTTTCTAAGCAAAACTGAAAGTTCAAATGCATCATAAATAATAATTCCTAGCATATTTATGGTAACTTTCAAGaatgtacaaaaataaacttattttagtGTGCCTTCAAGacagaataaaatttaaacaacttttatttaaaagatatagGTAACCAATGATCCAAAGAACTTTGAACCTAGGAAATTTATAAATCAAGACCTAAAACTCCTATTTAAAAACAGCCCAACACTATTCTGTATCAATTCCAAACTTAAATTTAGGGTGCCTGGATCTCCATTTTATCCTATGCTCCTACCGCCAGGCAACGCATAGGTATGTACGTCAATATAAGCAGACTAATGTTATGTGTCAAGTTAACGCTGAGGGATTAAGAGGTCCAGActcccagttataaaataaataagtcacggggaatatagtcaataatattgtaataccttcgcatggtgacagatggttactagacttgtcatggtgatcattttgtaatgtacatAAATGTTGAACCACTACGTTAggcacctgaaactaatattatatgtcaactacacttcaatttagaaaataataaataaaaagaaaactcttattcctaaaaaaaaaagttagtgatGAAGAATGCTAGGTCCATTGAAAATTAGCATTTTGTTAGGCTCAGGAAACTTAGCCCTCATTGAATCTAGCAGCTTTTAACAAGGGGTCTGAGTCAGCTAAATTCATAAACTGTGTCTATGCTATTGGCTGCTCATTGCCAGACATGAACCAGTTTGGAGGTCACTGATATTAAAATTCAACCCTCAGTTTTATGTACCCTCCTGGTCCTAAGTTACTAGACTAAACTATACAGGTATTACCAAGTAAAATGTTTATCAAGGGAAAATAAGTTCAATTACttaaagtgtgtgtatgtattttttaaaggtaaaagagGTACCTgagttctcaaaataaaaatctttagcacacacacacaaaaaccaaaagaagCACCTTACATGCAGAACTGGTTAGTGGTACTAAAATTTTAGAGATGGATGTATCTACAATGACAATGATCACAAGATagggaaaacaattttttaaattcagtctcTAACTTGGGTCAATAATTCccagacaaaaaacaacaacactcACAGCTAATaaaaagttttcagttattattatATAGTATTCAATTCTTGTATGTCAGACATGGTACTAGTTACTGTACTGTTATCTTTACTTTACAACTGCCCTATAATATAGGTTTCTTATCTTCTCtcagatgaggaagctaaggctcagagagattaactgACCTGCCCACTGTCACACAGTAAGGGCAAAGCCAGAATTGAAACTCTAGCCTATTTAGCTCCAAAGTGAAGTGCTTTCTTCAACATAACACCACGAAATATCATAATTTACAAAACTAACTTATTTTAAACGTAAGATTATAAAAGGTTCTCTAAGTTTCTCAGTCTACTTTAATAACATTTAAAGGATAAACTTTTTTCTCAAATGTCATCTCAGATGTCAGAGTTGCTGAACAAGAATTGGTTCAAAGGAAGCTTTCTTCTCTGCATCTTACAAACCAGAAAACTGTGTATTTAACTATGTATTTAATCTTAATGGCTGTGGACTCATTAACATTGAACAATCGAGATACTCCGATTATAAAGAAAAGTACAAAGGAAATTTACTGACTGTAATAACCACATGGCCTCTCATCAAAAACCTAGTACAAATAAATTGTAGCATCTGTAACTGATGGGCTTGTATTTAACTCACAATCAGGGTGGCTATTCTCTGCTTATGACTTGCCAAGAGGCAACTTTACATGTTTGTAAGGAAGTGAGAGATAAATCAATACACTGCTTCCATTTTTAAGAAAGTCTTGCCACAAAAAAATGTCAATTGAACTAAACAGTGTGCTCAGTAATGCAGTAAATCTACTTTGTGGAGGAAACTCATTATCTTGTCACAGACCTTCAAGTTCCTGGAATGGTCTCTAGAGACCAAAATTTGAGTAACATTGCTTTAGTCCGTTTACTAATTTTCCTTAAGTGAATTCATATTCCTTTATATCTGAAGAACTAAATCACTGTGatttttttatacatttctttctCCAAGTGTCTTGAAGCTAGAgtgataaagaaagaagaaagccacAATATCCTGAAGCATCAAAGATTCTACAGTAAAGATCAGAAAGGAGAGTTCCTAATCAAGGTGGGGTCTTGTGAAAATAAGACTATTTTTATTCTGACACCATCATCTACTCTCTTCCTATATTGAACTATTTCAGTGCCACTTGGCAAATTTATGTATAAGTTTATACTGTGATGCAAGAAAATCAAATACGCTTCGTCAGAAATttgttaaaacaaatgaaaaatgtatcATGTTTATACACAGATCCTTTTAAGTCACATtgtagaaagcagaaaaatataagGAACTGCCTTACTTCCATGGAAATCTAACAAAAAATATAGCTTACACCAAATAACAATGTCATAATCCTCATATGCAGACGTTAGGAATTCATGAAGATACGGCCGCATTAATTCTACTCCAGTCTCTGCACAAGACCTATGGTCTAAAAGAAAATCAGTCATAGATGATTATTAGTTTATTATTGTATAGACAAGTACCTACTATCAACAAAACTTACGAAATGTAATATAAACACTCAAAAGCAAACCACTTTACACGGAATTACATTGGCTGACAAAAAGATATCTTGCAAAGCACACAATTTAATATCCTTATGATCCCATCTTAATTGATCAATTTTGTTCAATTTCTGAAGACCAATATCTAGAATTCAGGATTATATAGTAaactgtaaatttttttcttacgtGGTCTCTAAAGTATAGATGTTACTTTATGATATGAAAAACAAACTAGGGCCATCAATACTCGTTTTCAGTCATTCACCTTCCAGATAAAGTCACCAGAATGACAGGTCTAATTAACTTaacaatccaatttttaaattagtaaGTGAGTAAGTACATTAACGGATAACATGTAAAGTTCAGGATTAGAGGTAGATAAATTCATTCTAGCATCAGGAGTTAACTAATCATTTCCTGGCAATATGAGAGGATAAaatgaatctttctttttttcttgacatgagaaattttaaattcaagaatCTGCCCCAAACATAATTAAACAGAAAACCAGGATAAAACatcaaaaatgattttaaataatcCTCATAAAAACTTAAACATTAATCAAAAAGGAATGACTTGATTAAATTATGATGCATCCATAAACTAGATTACtgtgacaaaaatatatatataattcacaaTGAATAATATTAAGTGgctgagaagatgctcaatatatcattaataaaagtaaaaaccacatacatacaaacacacccTGGCAGATACACAGCAAAACCTAACAGTGGTCATCTTTGCGTCTCGGGATTacagatgactttttttttttgcttatctgtattttccacaataaattatttcattttgtaatgacaagaaaagctttcaaatattttatattgcagggaaaaaataaacaaacaaaaggaaaaaaagttcttGTGGGTAAGAGGAGATGAAGCACACTCTCAGCTGACTTACCAAATAATGTATAGTCGACATCTAGTACCAAAAGCTTTTTCCCTTCCCGGGGAGGATTCAAAATTTCCACTTTGTACTCTTTCACTCTGCGAGAAATTTTCAGTAGGTTTTCTTCCCTAgtggaaaaataaagtcagatGAAACATTCACTTTTCTCACATTACAATCAATTTCCTTTGAGAGTGAAAAGCACTTACCTATTTTCTACTTCAACTACTTCATCTTCAATATCAAAGTCGTTGACAACATCATCATTGTCTGGAGGTGGACCTAAGACATCTTCCTATTAAGATGAAAAATAGTTTGTTTTACCACATTATCTTCAACataacaaatacacacacaacatAAAGAGCAAATCAGAGGTAAGACCTGAGCTCAAGAGTCTTTCAAGCACACACTGTGGgaaattttccacattttatatttCGTTATATACATTCAACTGGGCATATTCACCATGTCAAATTTGACCACTTGCACTATTACTATACTTATGACTAACTAGATAACTAACAAGTTCCCCAGTATTTGTCTCCTGCTGAGCTAATACCACATTCACTGTGCAGCTTTCCTTTTAAATTAGCTGCTAAACTGacaattttaccacaattaaaactaTGATACAACAGTGTGATATAAATCATAATATCTTCAAAGGGACAAATGGTAACAAAAGTAAACATTTACCAAGCTCTCCTCACGAGTTCCCATCATCATGATTTTAGTATTTGGTTTCAGTTTGAGAGCTCCAAGCTTAACATCATTTTCTGCAGGTTTGCCTACAATACAAGCAAATGACTGTTTTCTCACTAAAGTTCAGGTGCTGGTTTCACTATTCCATTATACAAAACCCTAACATGAAAAGGTTTGGTACAGAGTCCacagcagtttttttttcttaaattaacaaATGTTACTGCTGAAATAGCCATGTCTATGTCTAACACACTAAATAGTAGCAACTAATAcaaggtttgtttttttccccaactcCATCTTAGAGGATCACCTGTATTCAACtaactaaacaaaataaattcatgttttattttgttgttcacgATGAAGAACTTGATGAAGATAATTACTTTCCAGGGGGTCTTGAAAACTGAGCACATAAGATAAAAGTGTAGATTTACTGATATTCAAAACTCACTCTTCAATGAGAGGACCAAGAAAAACACCATGAAAGTCCATTTCGGACTGGATATGAACattgcttataatttttaaatcagcaTTGTAAATCATCATCactttcaaaacagaaaagataaCTTAGGGAGAGTTCAAGGCTGAAGTTGTAATGGAAAAACTGTGCTAGAAGGTAGACGCCAGGAATTACACTGTTGTACCTGGGATTTCTGTGCCAAAGGTTTAACAAGCAACCAAGGTAAAGTGGAACCAAAAGTAATCTTAACAGTGGTGGTATTTTCAAGTAACTTTTAATATTCTTACTTTTATCATAAAACAATTTTAGGAATATCCCTATCAAAGAAATCTCCAAGGAGAAAGACTTATTAAAGAGAACAGATAATAGCTAATATAAAAATTCCTAAatatatcaatgcaaaaatttGAAGTGAGGCGAGAATTACCTTTAACTTTGAGTCCAAGCAACTTTTGGCGTTCAGGTAGCACTCCTGTAAGGGTCTTGAGAAACTGTTTGAGATCTAGCACGGTATCATCTTCTGAAAGCGTGGTCACTGAATATTCCTGTCCGCCCCATTTTACAATGATAGGGAGAGCCATCCTTGAAACATATGATGAGTCAGCTTTTGTTCAGCAAAAAGATACCTAGAAGGAAAGGCATATACCATAAACAAGTTAAAATAGATATATCAAAGATgtagccaggggccagcccagtggcacagcagttaagtccgcatgttccactttggcggcccagggttcaccggttcggatcccaggtgcggacatggcaccgcttggccaaagccatgctgtggtaggcgtcccacatataaagtagaggaagatgggatggatattagctcagggccagtcttcctcagcaaaaagaggaggattggcagcagatgttagctcagggctaatcttcctcaaaaaaaaagaggtagcCAAACCTGTAACTTTAAGTTTCATAAGCTGTGCAGTTTGAGTCCTATTTTACAACTTGATGGTAGAGATCTTCTCCTTATAGAAGTGctaccaggggccggccccgtggtcgagtggttaagatcatgcGCTTCACTTCGGCgacccagggctttgctggttcagatcctgagtgcggacatggcaccgctcatcaggccatgctgaggcagtgtcccacatagcacaaccagaaggatctacaactagaatatacaactatgtaccgggaggcaatggggagaagaagaaaaaaaaaagatgactagCAAtaagacattagctcagggtcaattttctttttaaaaaaaagaaagaaagaggggctggccccgtggccgagtggttaagttcgtgcgctctgctgcaggcggcccagtgtttcgttggttcgaatcctgggcgcggacatggcactgctcatcaaaccacgctgaggcagcatcccacatgccacaactagaaggacccacaacgaagaatatacaactatgtaccggggggctttggggagaaaaaggaaaaataaaaaatcttaaaaaaaaaaaaaaaaaaaaaaaaaagaaagaaagaattgctaGCAGAATGCCCAAAGTTCTTAGGAGTCCAAGTTAAAATTTCCCCACCCTCCCAATTTTTGGCTTAGAGTTACTACTTCCTAATGCTCTATCAGACTCTCCCTGTCCAGCTGGAAAGCTGCAATAGTGAACTACCTAACCCTCCCTCTCTGTTGATCAGGTTTATGCTGCAGGCAAGCTCCTCCATCATGGACCATCCACATTCACCTAACGTTTGAGAAGGTGGTACAGTCTGCTGCTAAAAGCACAAACTCTAGAGCCAGCTATCCGGGCTCACATCCCAGCTCTCTCACCTACTGGCTGACTTTGGGAAGTTACTTGACTCTtagtgcctcggtttcctcatctgtaaaataaggatgatactACTACCTACTTCTTAGGGTTCTTATGAGGATTGaattagttaatatttataagtcacatagtacctggcacatagtaagcactatatAAGTAAgcattggttaaataaattttttgaaaaactagAACTGAAATTTCTGGGCATGGGgctaaataaatagtaaatagcCATTATTCCATATTTAATAAACTGGACAGTTTTTACACAGACAAATCTCATTTAACAAGGTTTTTTGATAACAACTTTCTGTCTTTTACAACTAAAGAAACGAGaattcagagaggttatgtaagcTGCTCGTGGAAACACAGCTGGTAACAGAACAGGTTTTCTGACAAAATCTCACATTTCTTCTCCTATACTTCTCTTCCCCAACCACCTCTCTTGAATTGGACCTACAGGAGTTAAGGCATCAAAGATCAGTAAATACAAAACTCACAGGCACAGATATAAGCCCACAAAGATTATATAACAGTTGCTACTCTCATCAACAATAGCATGTAGGTCTCTTCCCTCATAAAGCTTTACACCAGCTTCCCTACGTTTGTTCCCCGCAGTCAGAGAACTGAATTTTCTAATCTCAAAACAGTAGTATTTCAAAATGCTGTCACTTTATTTTACGAAGCATTTGATTGCACTCTTCCTGTATTACAACCAACTGCAAGAGAGAAGGCAATTTTGAATCTGAATATGCAAAACTTAAGGTGTCTTCAACATGCTAGCTACAGGAGAGCACCATAAATTCACTTACATTTACTCTCTTATGTTTACAACCTGCTCTCCTAAAAACTTAAAGAAAGTGTTttgaggccggcccggtggtgcagtgcttaagtttgcacgttccacttcggtggcccggggttcaccagttcggatcccgggtgcagacctacgcaccacttgtcaagccacactgtggcaggcatcccacatataaagtagaggaagatgggcacagatgttagctcagggccagccttcctcaacaaaaagaggaggattggtggcagatgttagctcagggctaatctgcctcaaaaaaaagtaTGGTGTCTAGACCCACCAACAGCACTGACCCCACTTGGTAACTTGTTAAAAACGTAACTGGGGCTAGAAAGAAGGGATCTAGCaattagtgttttaaaaatcCCTATCCCCACCTCCCCCCCACCACCCAGGCATGCCAAAGTTAGGCTCTTCAATTtcctcagccttaaaaaagaaaatgtgccaGGTGGCAGGGGCTCTGCGCTTAGCAAAGCAGTATACAAACGTTATGTACCACCGATGCCACAACACGTGGGAATTCCAAGCTGGCAATCGCTCTAAAGGaccaagtaaaacaaaacaaagaccataagaattttaaatgcata encodes:
- the UBLCP1 gene encoding ubiquitin-like domain-containing CTD phosphatase 1 produces the protein MALPIIVKWGGQEYSVTTLSEDDTVLDLKQFLKTLTGVLPERQKLLGLKVKGKPAENDVKLGALKLKPNTKIMMMGTREESLEDVLGPPPDNDDVVNDFDIEDEVVEVENREENLLKISRRVKEYKVEILNPPREGKKLLVLDVDYTLFDHRSCAETGVELMRPYLHEFLTSAYEDYDIVIWSATNMKWIEAKMKELGVSTNANYKITFMLDSAAMITVHTPRRGLIDVKPLGVIWGKFSEFYSKKNTIMFDDIGRNFLMNPQNGLKIRPFMKAHLNRDKDKELLKLTQYLKEIAKLDDFLDLNHKYWERYLSKKQGQ